The window GTATCTTCGTAAAAAGCTTTGATATATTTTGATGCAATCGTGCTTTCGCTGACTCCCTCTTCTTGAGCTCGATTAATTATCTTGTCGTCGACATCGGTAAAATTGGAAACAAAATCAACGTCGTATCCTCGATAAAGCAGATATCGGCGAATCGTATCAAAAGCAATCGAACTACGGGCGTTTCCAACATGAATGTAATTATAGACAGTCGGTCCACAGACATACATGGTAATTTTCCCCGGTACAATCGGTTTGAACTCTTCTTTTTTTAAAGTAGCGGTATTGAAAACTTTCAGCATGCCTTCATTTTACTATTTCATCATTTTCTTCATAACCATATCGGTAAAACTATATGGAAGATGACGAAAAGCCCAAATTACCGCCCGATTAGAAAAGCCATCAATATACCGACGTTTTGGATGTTTGTCGGTTGCCGCTTTATAAAATAAATTTGCTAAATCCTGACTGCTTCGTTTCGATGACATTTTTGAAAACAGTCTATCAAAGGCATCGATTGAAGAATAATAAACGGAATTTTTTGGAGTATTTTTTTGAGCATTTTTTAAAGCTGTTTTCAGCCATTCCGATCGAGTCCCGCCCGGTTCGATCAAAATTGCCCGAATACCAAAAGACTCCGTTTCCAAACGCAAGCTATCGGTCAAAGTTTCCAAAGCATGCTTTGTCGCATCATACCAACCTCCCAGAGAAGTATAAAGAAAACCAGCAACCGAAGAAACATTGATAATTCGGCCATTATGCTGTTTTCGCATAATCGGGAGAAGTAATTTGGTTAAATGAATCGCAGCAAAAACATTGACCTCAAATTGAGCGCGCGCCTGTTTGATCGATGTATCCTCAAGACTGCCATATTCGCCATAACCGGCATTGTTGATTAAAACATTGATTTCATCAGTTTTTTGCAAAACCTGACGGAAGAAATTTTCAATTGACTCGTCTTTTGAAAGATCAAGAAAAAATATCTCGACACCAAGATTTGTTAATTCCTTCATTCGGTCGACCCGACGAGCTCCGGCAAAAACCCGCCAACCGCGCTTAGAAAATAATTTTGCCGCAGCGAAACCCATGCCTGAAGAAGCACCTGTGATAATCACAGTTTTTTGTTTTTCCATAATGCGCTCCTTAATAAAAAAAGACAAAGTAATCAGTTATTATCCAAGTACCGAGGACAACATTTTTTCCGATTCAACATAGCAGTTGCGTCCCTTCGGTTCAAGAAAATTGATCTTAGCAGCAAGATAAACTGTCACGAATTTTTTTTGATCGACTTGAACAACCCCAACAAGAGATTCGGTATCGGGAGAAGTTCCGGTTTTTAAACCGAGCCATTGATGATTAGCAATTGCCAGAAATTTAAAACGATTTAAATAAGGATATTCCTGCCGGTCGCTTTTAAAATTAAACTTCCATTTTTGGGCAATCGTCAAAACTTCCGGAAAACGATCAACAAGCTGCTCGGTAATTGTCAAAACTTCTTTGGCTGAAAAAAGCGGTTCATAGGAATCAGTCATCTCAGGATCTTTATAAGTTTCCAAGTCTTGGTTAGAAAGTCCGGCAGGATTTGGAATGATCGAATTATTAATACCCCAAGAATCCAAAAGAGCAATCGTCTGTTGATGCCAGTTCTCCAAACTTTTGAAAAGTTTTTCTGCGAAAACAAAAGCAAAAGTATTTTCCGACAAAATCAAAAGCGCATCTAATGCATCTTTAACCGTGTAAGTCTCGCCCTCAGTTAATTTAATTTCAGCAACGACTTCCCCTTTAGTAAATTCAGCAATCTTTTTGGTTGTCGTTAATTGATCGTCCCAATTAAGTTGGTGTTTTTCAACGGCTGCATAAAGCTGATAAATAATAATTAATTTTGTAAGCGAAGCGATCGGTACCCGTCGATCAATATTTTTTCCAGCCAAAACAGAGCCGTCAAGTTCGGCAACTAATGCTGCCGGCGCCAAAATTTTCAATTGTTTCAAAGCTAACTCCTCTCCAGCTGGTAAGCTTTATCTAAAATTTTATTAATAAATTATAAAAAAACACAGTTATTTAAACTGCGCTTGAAAAAATAGTTTTCAATTCAATCAGACAACTTTTCTTTCAAAAGGATCACTACTGATACCTTCATCCAAAATAATTTTTGCCCAATTTTTGGCGCTCCACAAAGAATGATCCTTGAAGTTACCGCAAGTCTTTTCAGAAACACCAGGGATATCTGAAAATTCAACACGATCGCGAATTTCAGTCAAACTTTCTTTAAGTGCCTTTGCGACCGTTTCAGTATCATAGGTATACCAACTAATCATATGAAAACCTGTCCGGCAACCAAAAGGCGAGATATCAATAATCCCATCAAGTCGATCTCGCATCAAAGAAGCAAACAAATGTTCCAAGGTATGAATGCCACCCGTTTCAATCGAAGTTTGGTTAGGTTGAGCCAAACGCAAATCATAATTGGCAACCGTGCCACCCTTTGGTCCCTTCTGTTCTTCAATCAAGCGCACGTATGGTGCTTTGACTTTTGTATGATCCAAAGTAAAACTTTCGACTTCTGCCATTTTTTCCTCCTATCTGATTAAAATTGTACAAGAAAAAAAGACTTACGGAGCGTAAGTCTTTTAAACGTAAATTATCATTATACAAACTGCATCAAAATTGGTACAACGATTACGAATAGAACCGTCGAAGTTGTAACAACATTCGTTGCATATTCAACATCTCCATGATTTTGTCCAACCAAGATTGGCAAAACAGCCAAGCCCGGAGTAGCTGCTTGAATGATCAGAGTTGAAGATTCAAGTACCGGCATTGATCCTGCAAAAAGTTTTAAAATCGTAATCATAACAGCTGGAGCAATAACAAAGCGACCAATTAAGGCGAGAATCGAATCACGATCGAAATGAATAGATTTCAAACCAGCATCAGCTAAAATAATTCCGATATATATCAGGGACATTGGCGTTACAATCCCGCCAACCATGGAAAAAGTCGTACTAATCCATGTAGGAATCGGAATTGCCAAGAGTAGTACAACAATTGAAATCAAGAAACCGACCAGGGGCATTGGCAATAACTTTTTCCAATTGAAACTTTGTTTTTTCGACTTGTCTCTCGTTGGATCGTCAGCTGAAATAAAGAAGACCCCAATTGCCCAAGTCGAAATTGTATTCATAACATAATAAATTAAGAAGTATGGCATCGACTTTGTACCGAACAAAGCCGAATTTAACGGTAAGCCAATAAAAATTGTATTAGCGTTGACGAACATATTGATAAATGTTCCACGACGACCAACCCGAATTTTGAAGATTTTCGTGATTAAATAAGCAATCACGTAACTGACAGCGAAACTAGCTGCAGCGAAAACCAAACCACCGGATAAGCTGACTAATTTATCACGTGTCAAATAAGTCAGTACACTAACAAAAATCGACAGTGGCAAGGCAATATTCATAATCAGGTATGAAATATTTCCTTTAAAAGAATCAGCTAATTTTCCTGATCTCCGTAAAACATAACCAAGAGCAATCACTAGAACAATTTCTACGACACTCTCAACACTGGTAATAAATGCATTCATTAGTATTTAGGTTCCCATTTCAAGTCATCGACAGCCTTTTGGACATCGTCAATCGGCTGACGGTTAATGCCCTGTTCAACGGCTTTTTTAGCCACGGCAACCGCCACTGTTCGTGAGAACTCGGCTAATTTTGAAACTGGCGGCAAAACAGCAGCGCCAACTTTCGTCGTATCAACAATTCCTCCAAGACTATGGGCAGCGGCTGAAATCATTTCAGGTGTGAGCAGCTTCGATTGAGCAGCAATGGCTCCAAAACCAAGTCCTGGATAAATCAAAGCATTATTGGCCTGACCGATTTGATAAGTGTTACCCTCGTATTCAATATCATCAACCGGAACACCGGTACCAATCAAAGCTTTCCCATTAGACCATTTCAAGACATCTTCGGCTTTCGCTTCAGCTAATTTTGTTGGGTTGGAAATTGGAAAAATAATTGGTCTTTCCGTATAACCAGCCATATCTTTAACAATTTCTTCGGTAAAGGAATTCGGATGTGTCGAGGTACCAACTAAAATAGTTGGCCGAACAGCTTCAACAGCTGCTTGAAGATTAGTTAATTGATCGGCATTTTTAAAGTCACTCCGCTTGGCAGCAAACGGCTTTTGTTCCGGAGTTAGATTGGGATCATCATCAAACAAAAGGCCCTGCTTATCGACGAGGAAGAAATGCTTCTTAGCGTCTTCGTCAGAAAGACCCTGTTCAACCATTTCTTCATGAAGCTGCTTAACAATTCCCATTCCAGCAGTGCCGGCACCAAAACTCATATAAGTCTGATTAGTTAATTTCTGACCAGAAATCTTTAATGCACCAAGGACACCAGCCAAAACAACGATTCCGGTTCCTTGAATATCATCATTAAAAGTAGCGATTTTATCTTTATAGCTGTTTAGGATATTAGAAGCGTTTGAACGGCCAAAGTCTTCCCAATGCAAATATAAATTAGGAAAAATAGTTTCGGCCTGATCAACGAATTTGTCGACAAAATCATAATACTTGTCGCCGCGAATCCGATTGAATTTGTTTCCCAAATAAAGAGGATCTTTTAGAAGCTGTTCATTATTGGTTCCGGCATCGATAACAACCGGAAGAACTGTCGACGGATCGATTCCAGCAGCAACTGTATAAACCATCAACTTGCCAACGGCAATGTCGACACCTTGGACACCCCAGTCTCCAATTCCGAGAATTCCTTCAGCGTCGGAAACAACTAACAACTTAATATCACGGCCATTAGCGGCATTTTTCAAAGTTGATTGAATATTTTCCGGATGATTAATATCCAAAAAAGCAGCACCCTGTGGTTCGACAAACAGTTCTGAATAATTTTCAATTGTATCGGCAATTGTTGGATCATAAACAATTGGCATAAATTCAACTACATGTTGAGAAAAAAGTTTATAAAACAACACATGGTTTGTATTGAATATTTCCATTAGAAATAATCGTTTTTCAAGATTTGAAGCCTTACTTTGAAACTGAGCATAAGTCTGATCGACCTGCTCTTGCAAAGTCTGAACTTTGGCCGGCAGTAAACCGTTTAAACCAAGTTCGTCCCTTTCCGCTTCTGTAAAAGCGGTTCCTTTGTTAATAAAAGGATCATTTAAAATACTTACTGGATCTGTCATATTTTCTCCTCAAGAACCAGACAAGCTTATTCCATTAAGATTAATATAGTCAAAATTTATAAAAAGGATAAAATTATCTTATATGAAGTTCACCGATATCGAATACTTTGACAAAATATCCGAGCTTGAATCATTTTCAAAAACGGCTATTTTTTTCAATGTCAGTCAACCAACAATTTCATTTGCTGTCCAACGTTTAGAAAGCGAGATGAAAAAAACTTTAATTAACCGCAATCGATCACATGGGGAAATTTCATTGACCGATGCTGGCCAGATTTTTGAAAAACACGCAAAAAAAATTCTTCAAGAAGTAGTAGCTGCCCACGAAGAAATTGATCGGATAAATTGGCCGACAATCGAATTTGGTCTACCACAAATTATTGGGAATTATTATTTCCCAAAATTAGTCAAACATTTCGTTGGCAACCCGTTTTTCCAGAATGTTGCGACCCATGAAGCCGGATCCGACTTGCTTTTAAAAGCTTTAAAAAATCATCGCCTTGATTTGGCAATCATTTCTTCAGTCAATCCAGTAAAAATCGAGGGACTAGAAACAATTGAAATTGATCGAAAAAAATACTTAATCGTTGTCAGCAAAGACAATCCTTTGGCCAAACAGAAAGAAATTTCTTTTGAGGATCTTGTCAATGAAAAATTTGTTTCCTTAAAGGAAGGCAATGTTCATCCAATCGCTTTTCGCCAACTAGAAGAAACTTACAATGTTTACCCAAAAATTATTTACGAAACGCCTGATGTTAATATTTTAAAAAAAATGATCGCAGAAAAAACCGGCATTGGTTTTATTGTTGAAATAGCAGTCGACAAACAAGATAATTTAGCAACATTACAATTAAAAAACAAAAGGGTTCCGGAATTTATCATCAGTTTTGTCTATAAAAAAGACTTACAAATTCCTGGAATTAAAAATATAGTCGAAGAATTGAGAAACAATAGTATCTTCGACCAGAATCAAGAAACAAAACATTAGGAATTAGATTTATTTAAGTAACAATTATAGATTCGCCGGGCTTCCTTTTCCGGAAGATAACGGATCTGAACTTCGTGATTAGAATTAGCATGGCGAATGCTGACAGATAAATGAACTAAATGTTTGTGAGCCATCCAAACAGTCTGGCGATAACTGACAAACTGTATTTTATTTTGTTGAATCAAATACAATTCATTAGTCCAAAAACGGCCGCTTTGAAGTAAATAACGTCCACCGGAAATAATCGCAAAAGCCATATGGTGGCCCTTATACCAGCCAAGACTGACTGCTAACGGGAGAAGAAGCAAGGAAAAGCAGCCCCAAAAGTGAAAAAAATATATCAAGACTAGAGCTGGCAATAAAGAAAGCAGAATTCCGTTACGGATAAAATACCAGCTCTGAAAAGATGGTAAGTGAATTAACTTAGGCATTTGTTTTGGAAAGTAAGAAATAAATTTCTGTACTTGTTGAAAAAGCTGTTTCTTTTCAATAACAGGAAGAATAACCAGATCGCCACCGTTCTTCTCATTTTTTCCAGCATCCGAGGCAACAATTGTTTCGACTGTTGCCAATTTCAGCCACTGACGTAAAATACTTTGTTTGACAAAAACTGCCTGAATCTTTTTTAAAGGTAAACTGACGATATTTCTTTGAAAAAAACCACGAATCGTCGTCAACTTATTCTTGCTTTTAATCAAAGTGAAATGATAATATTTTTGAACGGTCGTCAAATAGGATGCGAGCAAGCTAAAAAGCAAAATCAGAATTGCAAGAATAAAAAAACTCTCTGCCACTAAATTATCGATAGTTAATTCAATCGGTTTCTTGATAGTTTGCGGCAAGTAACCATCAATCTGGGAAAAAAATCCGACAAAACCCAAAAGAACCGGAATAATACCAAATGAAGTCAGGGCATATTTTGATAAATCACGAAAATTTATTTGATAGCTGCTATCAATTTTTTTATTTTTGGCTTGTTGAGGACCAGCTTCCGACGAAACACTTCCCAGACGGGACTGTTGGTTGAGTTTTTCAATAAAATTAGAAATTTTTAAAGGGATAACCGGTAAAATCGCTTCGGCTTTTCCATCATTATGACCGGCCGTTTCGATTGAAAGCGATTCAAGATCAAAAGGCTGCAAGAAAAACCATTGTTTGTGTTGAATCGTTTGGATTTTGTTAAAGGGAATATGCTCATGGTGGCGAATAAAAACTCCGGAATCAATCGTCAAACTGTTTTCGTCAAAGTGATAAGCAAAAAATATATATCTAAGCAGGGCATCCACAAAGGAAAAAATTACTAAAATAATTAACAATCCATACAAAAATAATCCCGGATGACGGTCACCGATAATTTCAAAAAATAAAAAAAGAATTAGCAGAAAAGATCTTTTCAAATTATTGTATAAAAAAACAAAAAAAGCCAATGGATGCAAACGATTACTTTTATTCGTAACATTATTCATCACGAGCCTCCAAAGCCAGGCGCATGATCTGATCACGCAACTGTTTTGCGGTATCGTCTTTTAAACCATCAATTTTGTGACTGCTGGAAGCGGTTGCGACAATCACCTTCTCAAGTTTTTGCCACTGAAGTACTGGACCGGCTGATAAAGTAACGTTTTGAACACGGGCAATTGGAATTGCCACTCGTTCGCGAAAAATAAAACCAGATTGTATTTCAACCGAATCATTGCTAATTTTATATTGCCAAAAACGATAGCGATAAGGAATCGAAAGCAGTTCAAAAGAGATAATCAATACAGCAGCGACCAGGGCTGGATAGATTAGCCAATCGGCCAATTTCCAAAAATGAACGGCAAATTCAAGCAATATCATGACAATGGTAAGCAAAAACAAATTCCCAAAAACATGAATTAGCCAAATGAATTTAATTCTTGAGGGTAATTGTTCAATTTTATTCATTCTGTCCCTCCAAAATGACGAAATATTCATATTCAAGATATCTTATTTGGAAGTATGTGTCAAACGTTTAAAAATAAAATTCTTTTTTGAATTTGTTCAACAAAAGAGATTGTCAAAATCAGCTGACTTTTAAGTTAAGATTGTCTTTTATAGGCAATCACTTAAATTATTTTCGCTAAGGATTGCTTGCTGTTAGACTAAAAATAAGAGGTATAAAATGTGTGGGCGTTTTATGTTTAAACCAACAGATAGTCCAGAAATTCAACGAATTTATCAGCTGGCTCTCGACAATGGGTATCAAGTAAAGAGCGGAGAAATCTTTCCAACCGATCAGACGGCACTGATTGTTGCCGGCGAAAAACAGGTCAAAATTGTACAAATGCCCTGGGGCTTTCCGGGCTTTAAAGCAAAGCAAACAATCATCAACGCTCGGGCAGAAACGATTATGAATAAGGAAATCTTTGCCGATGCTTTTATCAAATATCGCTGCGTTTATCCGACAAGTGGTTTCTTTGAGTGGACCAAGGACAAACAAAAAATCTATTTCAATTATCAAGAAAAGCCGAGTGCACTATATATTGCCGGTTTTTATAATTTTTTTGATGGGCAGGCTAAGTCGATTTTAATTACAACTGTGCCGAATGCTTCGGTTGCACCGGTTCATAATCGAATGCCGCTGATTTTAAAGAAAGAAGAAATTAATCGTTGGATTTATGATTCGGATTTCGCTAAAAATTTATTAGTAAAGCAAATGCCGCTTTTAACGGCGAAAAAAGTTTAACCCGATGAACCCAAAAAATACAAATTGTAGATATTTTTTCAATTTAAAACCTGTTGTTTGAATCAACAACAGGTTTTAAATTGAAAAAATATATAAAACAATTTAGGCAATCGAGCTTTTAGCTTTGATTGGCAAGATTAACAAATTGTTGAATCTGATGGTTAGAAACACCCATCATCATCAAGGCTCTCAGAGGCATATTGGTCAAAATTGCCTGATTATTTTCGTCTCCGGCCAATTGTTTCAATAGTTCATCCAATCCACTCTTTTGCAAAGCAACTTTAAAAGTTGGTTCCCTTAGAATATCACTCAGGTAACTATCGGAACTAATTGCCTGCCTTTTATTTTCCGACCAATCGATGACCAGGTTCTTGGTTAAACGAATATCACGGCTAGAAGCGGCCAATTGGACTTGATAGGAACCGTTATCCACCTGCCATTTTTCAGTTTTAGGATTATACCAGCTGAAAGATCTTTTATCCAAGGTGATTTTGGCCTGCTTTGTCTGGCCTGGATTCAGAGAAACTTTGACAAAACCTTTCAGTTCTTTAGGCGGTTTTTCAATTTTACTGGTCTGATTGGACAGATAAAGTTGAGCTATTTCCTTGCCTGCGACCGAACCGGTATTCTTAATTTCAAAACTAACAGTTACCTGCCGATCACTTTTTAAAAGTTCCAGTTTCCTGTAATCAAAAGTTGTATAACTCAATCCATAGCCAAAGGGAAAAAGAACTTCCTGCTTTTTCTTATCGTAATAACGATAGCCAGCAAAGAGCCCTTCATGATAATTCTCCTCGTTCTGATCAGCATTAAAAGCTAAATAAGTCGGATTGTCGGATAACTTAATTGGAAAGCTTTCAGCTAACTTACCCGAAGGGTTAACATGACCAAATAGAACATCCCAAGTAGACTGGCCAACGGCTTCACCAGCCAGATAAGTCTCGACGATCGCACCAACTTTTCCAACCCAAGGCATTTCAAGAGCCGAACCGTTTTCTAAAACAACAATTATTTTTTTATTAACGGCGGCCAATCGTTCAATTAAATGATTTTGGTTGTCCGGCAAACTGATTGTCTGCTTGTCAAAGCCTTCCGACTCATAAGAACTTGGAAAACCGGCAAAAACAACTATCTGGTCAACCTGCTTTGCCAGATCAACTGCCGCTTGTTCGGACTGCCGATCAATTTGACCAGAATCTATTTGATACCCTGCTTGATAAGCTGTCTTTGGCAAAGCCTTCCGAACGGTTTTTAAAGGACTGATTGCTTTATATGCATTGACATGAGCACTGCCGGATCCCTGATAACGCGGTTTTTCGGCCAGTTGTCCAATCACAGCCAAAGACTGGTCCGGTTTAAGCGGCAAAAGCTGCTGTTCGTTTTTTAATAGAACGATGCTTTCGTCGGCCAGTTGGCGAGCAAACTGATGCTGTTTTTCCAGATCATAAGAAACAACAGTTTTGCTTTGTGGCTGCCATTTTTCAACCATTTGGATCACTCTTAAAACAGCCCGATCCAAAATTTTCTCATCCAGCTTGCCGTTGTTAACAGCCTCGACAATCTCTGTAGTTGATTCGGCCCCTTTGCCTGGCATTTCTAAATCCAAGCCGGCTTTCAAGGCTGCAACATGATCACTGACAGCACCCCAATCAGACATCACCAGACCTTTAAATCCCCATTGTTCTCTTAGAATTTGAGTCAGCAAGCGCTGGTTTTGCGAATTAAGGGTACCATTAATCGCATTATAAGAACACATAATCGTTGCCGGATGAGCTGTTTTAACAACCTTCTCAAAAGCCGAAAGATATAGTTCGTGCAGACTGCGTTGATCAATATTGGAAGAAGCTGTAAAACGCTGGTTTTCCCGATTATTAGCGGCAAAATGTTTTAAACTGACGCCAACACCGGTTTCCTGGACACCTTGAACATAGGAACTGGCTAATTCACCGATAAGATAAGGATCTTCGGAAAAATATTCAAAATTGCGCCCAGCCAAAGGACTTCTTTTTAAATTAATTCCGGGACCCAATAGAATTCCAACTCGTTCAGCCTTGGCTGCCTGGCCAAGGTTTCTGCCTAATTCCTGCAGTAACGCGCAATCAAACGAATTGGCCGTCAAAGAAGAAGAAGGGAAATTAACTGCAACAACGCTTTTATTTAGACCCAAAGCATCGGAAGTATCAGCCTGTTTTCTCAAACCGGACGGCCCATCGGAAACCATCATTCTATCCAAGCCAGGAACTTGAGCCGTAAACCAAAAGTCTTTGCCGGAAACAAGATCGGCTTTTTCTTTTAAAGATAATCCTGAAATAATTGAAGTAATTTTAGACAAATTAGACTCCTTTTTAAAAATAATAATTTTTGTCAAAATAAATATTTAAGAGAAAATTTAACGAATTTATAAATTGACGATTAAAACAAGTACCTAATTATTTTCATCTACGGCTTTAGCTGTGTTTGATCCAATACTCTTTTTGAATAATGGGAAAACAAAGATAACTGCTAAAAGCCCGTAAAATAATACAGACAGGGACAATCCCTCTTTAGCACTGCTGTTGCCGATTGTGCTGGATATAATCGATACAATATACGGAGAAAAGAAAGCGCCTAAATTACATGCAACCATTGCCAATGATACTGATAAGTTTTTTGATGCAGCGTTGACGTTATCGAATATTACCCCGTACAAATAAGATATAAGCATACTATAGCCAATATATACAAGTGAAGTTCCAACTGTAAAGAGAACCATTCCGCTACTATAAGCAACACCGGCAAAGCCAAGAGCAACAACCGCGCTGGAAAAAATAGGAGTTACAGTTTTCAAATGAACGTAAACTCTTCCATATAGGAAGCCACTCACTGCGCCTAGCAAGCCGCCAATCGTTAATGCAGCTCCGAGAAAAGCGGCGTTCTTAATATTCTGTTCAGTCAGGAATTCGCTTGTTTTCGTTGCTATGTTCATTAGAAAAACAAACATGAAAAACATACTAATAACCGACAGAATAACAGTCGAATTAAGCTTTATTTTATTTTTTTCCTCTGAATTCAACGCAGAACTATCGTTAATAACTTTTTTAGTTGGTTCGGGAACATTGAAATAAAATACGAGCAGAATTGGAATCGATAAAGCATAAACCAAATACGCGTAATGCCAATTATAACTTACTAAAATTCCAGCCAGGAAGGTTGTTAAGGCCGATCCGATCGCCGAAGTAGCTGTTTGAAAACCTAAAAGTTTTTTCTGTTCGACTCCGGTAAAAAAGTCGCTAATCAAACCAACAGCAAGTGTGTTATAAGTTCCGACTCCAGCGCCCAATAAAAATCGGCAAAAAATTATAGCCGGAAAGCTGGTTGCGAAAGCAGGCAAGACCCCTCCGATAAATGCCATAGAAAGACCCAATAAGACGGTCTTCTTTTTTCCAATTAGTTTAATAACAAAATTACTAAGTAAAATGAACAGCAACATTGAAAATGATGGAATTGTTACAAGGGATTCAACTGTTGTTGCACTAACATTAGAAAAAGTTGCCTCCATCGGCGCAACGGTTACTGAAATAGCCGTTGCATCGCTTATTAGCAAAGAAGTTGCCAATATTCCAAGCTTTAAACCTAAATTATTTGTTTTTTTGTCCATGCTTATATACCTCTAAAGAACACTTTTCAATTAACTGTTTTT of the Oenococcus sp. UCMA 16435 genome contains:
- a CDS encoding glycosyl hydrolase: MSKITSIISGLSLKEKADLVSGKDFWFTAQVPGLDRMMVSDGPSGLRKQADTSDALGLNKSVVAVNFPSSSLTANSFDCALLQELGRNLGQAAKAERVGILLGPGINLKRSPLAGRNFEYFSEDPYLIGELASSYVQGVQETGVGVSLKHFAANNRENQRFTASSNIDQRSLHELYLSAFEKVVKTAHPATIMCSYNAINGTLNSQNQRLLTQILREQWGFKGLVMSDWGAVSDHVAALKAGLDLEMPGKGAESTTEIVEAVNNGKLDEKILDRAVLRVIQMVEKWQPQSKTVVSYDLEKQHQFARQLADESIVLLKNEQQLLPLKPDQSLAVIGQLAEKPRYQGSGSAHVNAYKAISPLKTVRKALPKTAYQAGYQIDSGQIDRQSEQAAVDLAKQVDQIVVFAGFPSSYESEGFDKQTISLPDNQNHLIERLAAVNKKIIVVLENGSALEMPWVGKVGAIVETYLAGEAVGQSTWDVLFGHVNPSGKLAESFPIKLSDNPTYLAFNADQNEENYHEGLFAGYRYYDKKKQEVLFPFGYGLSYTTFDYRKLELLKSDRQVTVSFEIKNTGSVAGKEIAQLYLSNQTSKIEKPPKELKGFVKVSLNPGQTKQAKITLDKRSFSWYNPKTEKWQVDNGSYQVQLAASSRDIRLTKNLVIDWSENKRQAISSDSYLSDILREPTFKVALQKSGLDELLKQLAGDENNQAILTNMPLRALMMMGVSNHQIQQFVNLANQS
- a CDS encoding MFS transporter, giving the protein MDKKTNNLGLKLGILATSLLISDATAISVTVAPMEATFSNVSATTVESLVTIPSFSMLLFILLSNFVIKLIGKKKTVLLGLSMAFIGGVLPAFATSFPAIIFCRFLLGAGVGTYNTLAVGLISDFFTGVEQKKLLGFQTATSAIGSALTTFLAGILVSYNWHYAYLVYALSIPILLVFYFNVPEPTKKVINDSSALNSEEKNKIKLNSTVILSVISMFFMFVFLMNIATKTSEFLTEQNIKNAAFLGAALTIGGLLGAVSGFLYGRVYVHLKTVTPIFSSAVVALGFAGVAYSSGMVLFTVGTSLVYIGYSMLISYLYGVIFDNVNAASKNLSVSLAMVACNLGAFFSPYIVSIISSTIGNSSAKEGLSLSVLFYGLLAVIFVFPLFKKSIGSNTAKAVDENN